One genomic window of Desulfuromonas sp. AOP6 includes the following:
- the extM gene encoding selenite/tellurite reduction operon c-type cytochrome ExtM — protein sequence MPLRCRLSYWILATLLLCFAAGCTTSQDEESRCESCHQGLELASPTHGACTTCHGGDPSTDNKDAAHRGMFGKKNPAAPEVWDKGCGGCHEEQLKRVRSNLMYTNTGIIKNAQLTWEGVDGQLYATRQEDVFDAKGEPLTLKSVSELDNLSGELYRKFCSLCHVGRESNQVWSGSHGSGCAACHFPYNDNATYQGGDETVHGKWPYSASHEMASLPDNKVCFRCHNRSGRIALSYQGQNDGNNSLVPTRDAIPGPELIGGVRNVTSIAPDIHHAKGMDCIDCHTSRDVMGDGYAYENMYLQTETACEDCHGSAREHPRLEAISRENDSALVESRSYQLPMTYGTNMVLTAKGRKYANVFEQDGKIWLQGKRSGKLHESKVITDTPEHTIAGHDRLECYSCHSRTVVQCYGCHTEYDLTRNARDFVKGYDTPGAFSETEDFRMLYPFPLALNQRGKISPVTPGCQTFITVIERDGRKSKDEYVARFGDRQQLRFAPFYSHNTGTRAVNCAECHGNPSFLGFGQHVIEGATIEGTLLCEKSDSKPLDGYLTMEDGKVKAFSAITRENSRPLNGAEVKKVLAVNLCLVCHDNPKDPIYQKELDYGALDRCLERSVPARP from the coding sequence ATGCCGCTGCGCTGTCGTCTGTCATACTGGATTCTCGCCACCCTCCTGCTGTGCTTCGCCGCCGGCTGTACTACCAGCCAAGACGAGGAATCCCGCTGCGAAAGCTGCCACCAAGGGTTAGAACTTGCTTCTCCCACCCACGGCGCCTGTACGACCTGTCACGGCGGCGACCCCAGCACCGACAACAAGGACGCCGCCCACCGGGGCATGTTCGGCAAGAAGAATCCGGCGGCACCAGAGGTCTGGGACAAGGGTTGCGGCGGCTGCCATGAGGAGCAATTGAAAAGGGTCCGCTCCAATCTGATGTACACCAACACCGGCATCATCAAAAACGCGCAGCTCACCTGGGAGGGGGTAGATGGCCAGTTGTACGCCACCCGCCAGGAAGATGTTTTTGACGCCAAGGGAGAACCGCTGACTTTGAAGTCGGTGAGCGAACTCGACAACCTCTCCGGCGAACTCTATCGCAAGTTCTGCTCCCTCTGTCATGTCGGCCGTGAATCCAACCAGGTGTGGAGCGGCAGCCATGGCTCGGGCTGCGCCGCCTGTCATTTCCCTTACAACGACAACGCCACCTACCAGGGGGGGGACGAGACGGTACATGGCAAGTGGCCCTATTCGGCCAGCCATGAAATGGCCTCCCTGCCTGACAACAAGGTCTGCTTCCGCTGTCACAACCGCAGTGGGCGCATCGCCCTTTCCTACCAGGGGCAAAACGACGGCAACAACAGCCTGGTGCCCACCCGCGACGCCATCCCCGGTCCTGAACTCATCGGCGGCGTGCGCAACGTCACCAGCATCGCGCCAGATATCCACCACGCCAAGGGGATGGACTGCATCGACTGTCACACCTCCCGCGATGTCATGGGGGATGGCTACGCCTACGAAAACATGTATCTGCAGACGGAGACCGCCTGCGAAGACTGTCATGGCAGTGCCCGCGAGCATCCTCGCCTGGAAGCCATCAGCCGCGAGAACGACAGCGCCCTGGTGGAATCACGCAGCTACCAGCTGCCCATGACCTACGGCACCAACATGGTGCTGACCGCCAAGGGGCGCAAATACGCCAACGTCTTCGAGCAGGACGGCAAGATCTGGCTGCAGGGCAAACGCAGCGGCAAGCTGCACGAATCGAAGGTCATCACCGACACGCCGGAGCACACCATCGCCGGCCATGACCGTCTTGAGTGTTACAGCTGCCATTCGCGCACGGTGGTGCAGTGCTACGGCTGTCATACCGAGTACGACCTCACCCGCAACGCCCGCGACTTTGTCAAGGGCTACGATACTCCTGGCGCCTTCAGTGAGACGGAAGATTTCCGTATGCTCTATCCCTTCCCTCTGGCCCTGAACCAGCGCGGCAAGATCTCCCCGGTGACGCCGGGTTGTCAGACCTTCATCACCGTCATCGAACGGGACGGCCGCAAGAGCAAGGACGAGTACGTGGCCCGCTTCGGCGACCGCCAGCAGCTGCGCTTTGCCCCCTTTTACAGCCACAACACGGGCACCCGGGCCGTCAACTGCGCCGAGTGTCACGGCAATCCGTCCTTCCTCGGTTTCGGCCAGCATGTCATCGAGGGCGCCACCATCGAAGGAACTCTGCTGTGCGAAAAATCGGACAGCAAGCCCCTGGACGGCTACCTAACCATGGAGGACGGCAAGGTCAAGGCCTTTTCCGCCATCACCCGCGAGAATTCTCGGCCCTTGAACGGTGCGGAAGTGAAAAAAGTGCTGGCCGTCAACCTCTGTCTGGTCTGCCACGACAATCCCAAGGACCCTATTTATCAAAAGGAACTCGACTATGGCGCGCTGGATCGCTGCCTTGAGCGCTCTGTGCCTGCTCGGCCTTAG
- the extKL gene encoding multiheme c-type cytochrome ExtKL: MNATGRTLSLWGLAFLAAATFGLAPASSEAAGIGKDGTIAAKKGKANTLQELIDMYDSSSCIDCHQQAHDEWAESAHSRSVYGTGRTAATFKTAFTNGFMSWAYSGVTDPKDVEVEHLMGCAKCHLPQLADATDAVAKEFVGTIYAFMNAYAEDDMKTFEAKKETLLKLNINCLVCHNRMAITHKWADGYPQAGVVYGNVDGEHMDADFPVMKTSPIMKESILCGQCHGLGPNLELDNPTQCATAYGSYLWSYVAGGGDKTCQQCHMEESGLGHNMQSYRDKGMADRAVEFEVHAIPMNWRDGRNVVPQVMLDVAMTNRTGHAIPDGUPTPNRLVLSVIATTKDGQEVFNQDKIYMPIPQKFARGDEMGRGPYEKSGIIADTGLHPGKKVKEHFEIRFPEGQTEMELKVQLWYLPYGNKQSDPFLWKEEIKTVKVSKL; the protein is encoded by the coding sequence ATGAACGCGACAGGAAGGACCCTTAGCCTCTGGGGTCTCGCTTTCCTGGCGGCTGCCACCTTTGGCCTGGCCCCTGCTTCCAGCGAGGCCGCAGGCATCGGCAAGGACGGCACCATCGCCGCCAAAAAAGGCAAGGCGAACACCCTGCAGGAGCTGATCGACATGTACGATTCGAGCTCCTGCATCGACTGCCACCAGCAGGCGCATGACGAGTGGGCCGAGTCGGCACACTCCCGCTCGGTGTACGGCACCGGCCGTACCGCCGCCACCTTCAAGACCGCCTTTACCAACGGCTTCATGTCCTGGGCCTATTCGGGCGTCACCGATCCCAAGGATGTCGAAGTTGAGCACCTGATGGGCTGCGCCAAGTGCCACCTGCCCCAGCTGGCCGACGCTACCGACGCCGTGGCCAAAGAGTTCGTAGGCACCATCTATGCCTTCATGAACGCCTATGCCGAAGACGACATGAAGACCTTCGAAGCCAAGAAGGAAACCCTGCTTAAACTCAACATCAACTGCCTCGTCTGCCACAACCGCATGGCGATCACCCACAAGTGGGCCGACGGTTATCCGCAGGCAGGGGTAGTCTACGGCAACGTGGACGGCGAGCACATGGATGCCGACTTCCCGGTCATGAAGACCAGTCCCATCATGAAGGAGTCGATCCTCTGCGGGCAGTGCCACGGCCTCGGCCCCAACCTGGAGCTGGACAACCCCACCCAGTGCGCCACGGCCTATGGCAGCTACCTCTGGTCCTACGTGGCCGGCGGCGGTGACAAGACCTGTCAGCAGTGCCACATGGAAGAGAGCGGGCTCGGCCACAACATGCAGAGCTACCGCGACAAAGGCATGGCCGATCGGGCCGTGGAGTTCGAAGTACATGCCATCCCCATGAACTGGCGTGACGGCCGTAATGTGGTGCCTCAGGTCATGCTCGACGTGGCCATGACCAACCGCACCGGCCACGCCATCCCTGATGGCTGACCGACCCCCAACCGACTGGTTCTGTCGGTAATCGCCACAACGAAGGATGGTCAGGAAGTTTTCAATCAGGACAAGATCTACATGCCTATCCCGCAGAAATTCGCGCGGGGCGATGAAATGGGCCGCGGCCCCTACGAGAAGAGCGGCATCATCGCCGACACCGGGCTGCACCCGGGCAAGAAAGTCAAAGAACACTTTGAAATCCGCTTCCCCGAAGGACAAACGGAAATGGAGCTGAAAGTACAGCTCTGGTATCTGCCTTACGGCAACAAGCAGAGTGACCCCTTCCTGTGGAAGGAAGAGATCAAAACGGTGAAGGTCAGCAAACTTTAA
- the extI gene encoding selenite/tellurite reduction operon porin ExtI, whose protein sequence is MKLRHIVTSLAGMMLLASTAVAGPVWQFGPEDQGLLKLEYKGQFQFNHRDTGAGENNDESASEFNFRRNRLALMGAYGPNFGLYVQTEFNEDNNIGTLSVSDGDNSNFQILDAVMRFKLSEQVNVWVGKFKYNLTRENLEACEAPLTLDRSYFIRAPYVTTRDKGVAVWGNLADGMFQYRVDAMNGRNDNDSSPKSNLRYSARGHVSLFDKETGYGYKGTYMGEKKVLTVGAAYQFESDVEYEAPNSGSVDYAAWTVDGFFEYPVEDVGTFTLSGAYVDYDLDDAYQTNTAAGLTGINGEKNGSYYKAGYMLPNTPLQFFARYEDWSFATLSNVIDQEVTAYALGFNYYMRGQDLKLTVEYSMADFDQEGSFGGETTEDINTLAAQLQLIF, encoded by the coding sequence GTGAAACTACGTCATATTGTAACATCCCTCGCGGGCATGATGCTGCTGGCCTCCACGGCTGTGGCCGGACCCGTCTGGCAGTTTGGCCCCGAAGACCAGGGTCTGCTCAAACTGGAGTACAAAGGTCAGTTCCAGTTCAACCATCGTGATACCGGCGCTGGCGAGAACAACGACGAATCGGCCTCCGAATTCAACTTCCGCCGCAACCGCCTGGCTCTCATGGGCGCTTACGGCCCCAACTTTGGCCTGTATGTGCAGACCGAGTTCAACGAAGACAACAACATCGGTACGCTGTCTGTATCGGATGGCGATAACTCGAACTTCCAGATTCTCGACGCCGTCATGCGTTTCAAGCTCAGTGAGCAGGTCAATGTCTGGGTCGGTAAGTTCAAGTACAACCTGACCCGTGAAAACCTCGAAGCCTGCGAGGCTCCCCTGACCCTCGACCGGTCCTACTTCATCCGCGCCCCTTATGTCACAACCCGCGACAAAGGGGTGGCCGTGTGGGGCAACCTGGCCGACGGCATGTTCCAGTACCGCGTTGACGCCATGAATGGCCGCAACGACAACGACTCGTCTCCCAAATCGAACCTGCGTTACAGCGCTCGTGGTCACGTGAGCTTGTTCGACAAGGAGACCGGCTACGGTTACAAAGGCACCTACATGGGTGAGAAGAAAGTGCTCACCGTGGGCGCCGCTTACCAGTTCGAGTCTGATGTCGAGTACGAAGCTCCCAATAGCGGTTCCGTCGATTACGCGGCCTGGACCGTGGACGGCTTCTTCGAGTATCCCGTCGAAGATGTCGGCACCTTCACCCTGTCCGGCGCCTATGTCGACTATGACCTCGACGACGCCTATCAGACCAACACTGCCGCCGGTCTCACCGGCATCAACGGCGAAAAGAACGGCTCTTACTACAAGGCCGGCTACATGCTGCCCAATACGCCCCTGCAGTTCTTCGCCCGCTATGAGGATTGGTCTTTTGCCACCTTGAGCAACGTCATCGACCAGGAAGTCACCGCTTACGCCCTGGGCTTCAACTACTACATGCGCGGCCAGGATCTCAAGTTGACTGTTGAGTATTCTATGGCAGACTTCGACCAGGAAGGGTCCTTCGGTGGCGAGACGACCGAGGACATCAACACCCTGGCTGCCCAGCTGCAGCTCATCTTTTAA
- the extH gene encoding selenite/tellurite reduction operon rhodanese-like protein ExtH, whose protein sequence is MNLSTFRKSFMMVTLALLTSVVMWGCGSDSYTDHTAQVQTRTETPVITAEQLKSWFDAGLVNADGNENVVILHLDATTEDLPDNPGTYIFTGSTIPNAYLWDTRVELSMTRLEGLGNAGSSVITGPMMDAILQRAGANKYSTIVITGPAFSLNSGGTPIVNWAPARAYFTLRYWGIPKERIKFLNGGVSAWSAAYVANPDWDTTTFANWDLDANGLTTKRPIEYTNNTFSVRENYQLRDDLRYSIGEMIQVVEDNTDGSQEFNIIHRTSAASSPTLLSAIVRDTTELFTPDWAYKTADAILTDVVFDTDAILDPTKESGVGDFVEGLPTITHCASGMSCAPIFFSLDAILGWNVAIFDGSTNQWNAYRGLPAEDRVIPNDAWNTSDLSTNPAALAVDSKGNTYDIIDPILNSRYMTVDDPRANQIENEDSEYMSTLPSAPTNVGTGDASGC, encoded by the coding sequence ATGAATCTGAGCACGTTCAGAAAATCGTTTATGATGGTGACCCTGGCTCTGCTGACCTCTGTGGTCATGTGGGGTTGCGGGTCGGACAGCTACACGGACCACACCGCACAAGTCCAGACCAGGACAGAGACACCCGTGATTACCGCCGAGCAGCTCAAGAGCTGGTTTGACGCCGGGCTGGTCAATGCGGACGGCAATGAGAATGTCGTCATTCTGCATCTGGACGCAACGACCGAAGACCTTCCAGACAATCCGGGTACTTATATCTTCACCGGATCCACGATTCCCAACGCTTATCTTTGGGACACCAGAGTTGAATTATCGATGACCCGCCTGGAGGGCCTTGGCAACGCCGGAAGTAGCGTCATCACTGGCCCCATGATGGATGCCATTCTGCAACGCGCCGGAGCCAACAAATATTCCACCATCGTGATTACCGGACCTGCATTTTCCCTTAATTCGGGTGGAACCCCTATTGTCAACTGGGCACCAGCCAGGGCATATTTCACCCTGCGCTACTGGGGAATTCCCAAGGAAAGAATCAAGTTTCTCAATGGCGGCGTCAGCGCCTGGTCAGCAGCGTATGTCGCAAATCCGGATTGGGACACGACAACCTTTGCCAATTGGGACCTTGATGCCAATGGCCTGACGACCAAACGACCCATCGAATACACCAACAACACGTTCAGCGTACGGGAAAACTACCAGCTCCGCGACGACCTGCGTTACTCCATTGGGGAGATGATCCAGGTCGTTGAAGACAATACCGACGGCTCCCAGGAATTCAACATCATCCACCGCACCTCGGCGGCTTCAAGTCCCACCCTCCTATCGGCTATTGTCAGAGATACAACCGAATTATTTACCCCTGATTGGGCCTACAAAACGGCTGACGCCATCCTCACCGACGTCGTGTTCGACACCGACGCCATTCTCGATCCCACTAAAGAGTCAGGAGTTGGCGACTTTGTTGAAGGGCTCCCCACCATCACCCATTGCGCCTCTGGCATGAGCTGCGCCCCTATTTTCTTCTCCCTCGACGCTATCCTTGGTTGGAATGTCGCGATTTTTGACGGTTCGACCAATCAATGGAATGCGTACCGCGGATTGCCAGCTGAAGATAGGGTTATTCCTAATGATGCTTGGAACACCAGCGATCTCTCTACAAATCCTGCAGCACTCGCCGTAGATAGCAAAGGAAACACCTACGACATTATCGACCCCATCCTGAACAGCCGCTACATGACGGTTGACGATCCGCGCGCCAACCAGATTGAAAACGAGGACAGCGAGTATATGTCGACACTTCCTTCCGCACCGACCAATGTCGGGACCGGGGATGCCAGCGGCTGCTAA
- a CDS encoding TetR/AcrR family transcriptional regulator: MDTAPRKQQLKHDQIVKVARSLFVKNGVHHVSIPMIVKASDTSTGAIYHHFGSKENLVSFIRKQTLGDFYREFNRRLEGKETAQEKLAVFARLIFEITENDPDMMGYMLFINQGDLKSVEPPLCFTDPFRRVQAIVRKGIEDGEIKPGEVYILGAAYTGVILRAAELRLICVLEQPLTEIGDLIIENAWAAIKAT; encoded by the coding sequence GTGGATACAGCGCCCCGAAAACAACAGCTCAAACATGACCAAATTGTCAAAGTTGCCCGCAGTCTTTTTGTCAAGAACGGGGTCCACCATGTCTCCATCCCCATGATTGTCAAGGCCTCGGACACCAGCACCGGGGCTATCTACCACCACTTCGGCAGCAAGGAAAACCTGGTCAGCTTTATCCGCAAACAGACTCTGGGCGACTTTTACCGGGAATTCAACCGCCGCCTGGAGGGCAAGGAGACCGCTCAGGAAAAACTCGCGGTCTTTGCCCGGCTGATTTTCGAGATCACCGAGAATGATCCGGATATGATGGGCTACATGCTCTTCATCAACCAGGGCGACCTCAAGAGCGTAGAGCCGCCCCTCTGCTTCACCGACCCTTTCCGGCGCGTGCAGGCCATCGTGCGAAAAGGCATCGAAGACGGCGAGATCAAGCCGGGCGAGGTTTACATTCTGGGCGCGGCCTACACCGGCGTCATCCTGCGCGCCGCTGAGTTGCGTCTGATCTGCGTACTGGAACAACCGCTGACCGAGATCGGCGACCTGATTATCGAGAACGCCTGGGCGGCAATCAAGGCGACCTGA
- the mobB gene encoding molybdopterin-guanine dinucleotide biosynthesis protein B — protein MNVPVVSVVAKSGTGKTTLLIKLIAGLKARGYRVGALKHDAHRFEMDHEGKDSWRMTQAGAATTVITSPAKIAMIKMNRDEEEPPLEETIQKLFADVDIVLTEGFKKSAMPKIEVHRTSRSERLLCRGEEPDPTLIAVASDAGLQLDVPVFHLDDAGAICDFIEERFLR, from the coding sequence ATGAACGTACCCGTCGTTTCGGTGGTCGCCAAGAGCGGGACCGGCAAGACTACCCTGTTGATAAAACTCATTGCCGGCCTGAAGGCACGCGGCTATCGGGTCGGGGCGCTGAAGCATGATGCCCATCGCTTCGAGATGGATCACGAGGGCAAGGACTCCTGGCGCATGACCCAGGCCGGGGCCGCCACTACGGTGATCACTTCACCGGCCAAGATCGCCATGATCAAGATGAACCGCGACGAAGAGGAACCGCCGCTGGAGGAGACCATCCAGAAGCTGTTTGCCGACGTGGACATAGTGCTGACCGAGGGTTTTAAAAAAAGCGCCATGCCCAAGATCGAGGTGCACCGCACCTCCCGCAGCGAACGCCTGCTCTGCCGTGGAGAGGAGCCTGACCCCACCCTTATCGCCGTGGCCTCCGACGCCGGGCTGCAGCTTGATGTGCCGGTCTTTCATCTTGACGATGCCGGAGCCATCTGTGATTTCATCGAGGAGCGGTTTTTGCGATGA
- a CDS encoding ATP-binding protein, whose translation MSLSLRSKLFFGFLAVAALAATSGFFALSANRQIVGYFAGGESHFRSNVAAATEVASHAKRLESHLLLYLSLHNAEDRAAVFSLYEGMGRELATLEAQVENPDARRFLETLQRTQETVRHLALTLVLAHDEELDDSSEFVLARHNTALRNLSDAVSHLAASALRIAHIETNFLNKQEAITAATAVASLAKRAESSLLFFLSLGCEEDRADFFDFNLELTRNIDILRDRVKEPFGQALLDRIAAGERDMFLAGRQLVEIRDAGVVGGQFNYHRNEALLRDLHGAAASIRALGVQLADYEVGLESQLKAGAVDRAQRTIFLVSLVMAAVVTLALGLGYLISHSLSLRLQKLKAAVADIGRGHLETAVPVDKNDEIGEVATAINLMARDLHHTLVSRRYVENILHSMMDMLLVFDSDLRIQVVNRSTVSLLGYPEEELIGRSFIDIVGTDFNEMISRNLFHAGFVSNIELHFLGKSGKRIPVLFSAKVMRDDGRSVEGVVCAARDMTESKRGEEERARLQAQLIQAQKMETVGTLAGGIAHDFNNILTPILGFSELCKGEVPGDSRASQCLDHVINAARRARNLVQQVLTFSRRTEGSRRPVDLAQVVSEAVEFLQASLPKKIGLRQRLAVDLPLVMADPTQIHQILMNLGTNALQAMPNGDGDLEVVLEEVRIDAAQSRIHPELKPGPYLRLQFRDNGQGMSEETCKRVFEPFFTTKDVGQGTGLGLSVVHGIVTSHGGHISVQSVEGRGTTFTILLPAVVAPEMDGAPAVVGTTAGQAHIMLVDDEEIVLLLVQEMLEAQGYRVSAFEGAEEALEAFGRRPQDFDLVITDLSMPDKNGLDLARQLKGIRRDLPIVLLSGFVGTISPEESAAAGIDRLIMKPIVAAELHEVVGALLEGDAASSPG comes from the coding sequence GTGAGCCTCAGTCTCAGGAGTAAACTTTTTTTCGGTTTTCTGGCCGTTGCCGCCCTGGCGGCGACATCGGGATTCTTTGCCCTGAGTGCCAACCGGCAGATTGTCGGCTATTTCGCGGGAGGGGAAAGCCATTTTCGCTCCAACGTGGCGGCCGCCACCGAAGTGGCCAGCCATGCCAAACGCCTCGAAAGTCATCTCCTTCTCTATCTATCCCTTCACAACGCCGAGGATCGCGCCGCCGTCTTCTCCCTTTATGAGGGGATGGGTCGTGAACTGGCCACGCTGGAAGCCCAGGTGGAGAACCCCGACGCCCGCCGTTTTTTGGAGACCCTTCAGCGCACGCAGGAAACAGTCAGGCACCTGGCGCTGACTCTCGTCCTGGCCCATGACGAAGAGCTGGACGACTCCAGCGAATTTGTGCTGGCCCGCCACAACACCGCCTTGCGCAATCTGAGTGACGCTGTCAGTCATCTGGCCGCCAGCGCCTTGCGTATCGCCCATATCGAAACCAATTTTCTCAACAAGCAGGAAGCCATCACGGCGGCAACAGCCGTGGCCAGCCTGGCCAAAAGGGCCGAAAGCAGTCTGCTGTTCTTCCTTTCCCTTGGCTGCGAAGAGGATCGGGCCGATTTCTTCGATTTTAATCTGGAGCTGACACGAAACATCGATATTTTACGGGATCGGGTCAAGGAGCCCTTCGGGCAGGCCCTGCTCGACCGTATCGCGGCCGGTGAACGGGACATGTTTCTGGCCGGACGGCAGCTGGTGGAAATCCGTGATGCCGGGGTCGTCGGCGGCCAGTTCAATTATCATAGGAATGAGGCCTTGCTGCGCGACCTGCACGGGGCGGCGGCCAGCATCCGTGCCCTGGGCGTCCAGTTGGCGGATTACGAAGTCGGTCTGGAGAGCCAGCTTAAAGCTGGTGCCGTTGACAGGGCGCAACGCACCATCTTTCTGGTCTCCCTGGTTATGGCGGCCGTGGTGACGCTCGCTTTGGGCCTTGGCTACCTCATCTCCCATTCCCTCTCCCTGCGCCTGCAGAAGCTGAAAGCGGCCGTCGCCGACATCGGCCGCGGCCATCTGGAAACGGCTGTTCCCGTCGACAAAAATGACGAAATCGGCGAGGTCGCCACCGCTATCAACCTGATGGCGAGAGACCTGCACCATACGCTGGTGTCGCGGCGTTATGTCGAAAATATCCTCCATTCCATGATGGATATGCTGCTGGTCTTTGACTCGGACCTTCGCATCCAGGTAGTCAACCGTTCAACCGTGAGTCTGCTCGGCTACCCTGAGGAAGAACTGATCGGCCGCTCTTTCATTGATATCGTCGGCACCGATTTCAATGAGATGATCAGCCGGAACCTTTTTCACGCCGGCTTTGTTTCCAATATCGAACTGCACTTTCTGGGCAAGAGCGGTAAGCGGATACCGGTGCTCTTCTCCGCCAAGGTCATGCGGGATGATGGGCGCAGCGTGGAGGGTGTGGTGTGCGCCGCCCGGGACATGACCGAGAGCAAGCGGGGAGAGGAAGAACGTGCCCGTCTGCAGGCCCAGCTCATTCAGGCGCAGAAGATGGAGACCGTCGGGACTCTGGCCGGTGGCATCGCCCATGACTTCAACAACATCCTGACCCCCATTCTGGGCTTCAGCGAACTGTGCAAGGGCGAGGTGCCCGGCGACAGCCGGGCCAGCCAGTGTCTCGACCATGTCATCAACGCCGCCCGCCGCGCCCGTAATCTTGTGCAGCAGGTGCTGACCTTCAGCCGGCGCACCGAGGGCAGCCGGCGTCCCGTTGACTTGGCGCAGGTGGTCAGCGAAGCGGTGGAATTTCTGCAGGCCTCTTTGCCGAAAAAGATCGGCCTTCGTCAACGGCTGGCGGTCGATTTGCCCCTGGTCATGGCTGATCCGACCCAGATCCACCAGATATTGATGAATCTGGGGACCAATGCCCTGCAGGCCATGCCGAACGGGGACGGTGACCTGGAAGTCGTTCTGGAGGAGGTACGTATTGATGCCGCCCAGTCCAGAATACACCCCGAACTCAAGCCGGGTCCCTACCTGCGCCTGCAGTTCCGCGACAATGGCCAGGGTATGAGCGAAGAGACCTGCAAGCGGGTGTTCGAACCCTTTTTCACCACCAAGGATGTGGGGCAGGGGACGGGATTGGGGCTATCGGTCGTGCACGGGATTGTGACCAGTCATGGCGGCCATATCTCTGTGCAGAGTGTCGAGGGTCGGGGAACTACCTTCACTATTCTGCTGCCGGCCGTCGTCGCCCCGGAAATGGACGGCGCGCCTGCCGTCGTCGGTACCACAGCGGGGCAGGCTCATATCATGCTGGTGGATGACGAGGAGATCGTGCTGTTGCTGGTGCAGGAGATGCTGGAGGCCCAGGGGTACCGGGTGTCCGCTTTTGAAGGGGCCGAGGAGGCCTTGGAAGCCTTTGGCCGCCGCCCGCAGGATTTCGATCTGGTCATCACCGATTTGTCCATGCCGGACAAAAACGGTCTGGATCTCGCCCGTCAGTTGAAGGGGATTCGTCGCGACTTGCCCATTGTGCTGCTGAGTGGATTTGTGGGGACGATATCCCCTGAGGAGAGCGCGGCGGCCGGCATCGACCGATTGATCATGAAACCGATCGTGGCCGCCGAACTCCATGAGGTGGTTGGCGCTCTCCTGGAGGGAGACGCAGCGTCCTCCCCAGGGTAG
- the def gene encoding peptide deformylase: MAVQEIRLYPDPILKTVCEPIEAFDASVESLIEDLIDTMVAAGHSVGVAAPQIGATRRALVVDVSKSKLGRENNHGLLVMVNPVILEKAGCSSMREGCMSVPDYTGNVSRAEQVVVQFLDRQGRETVIQASGFEAVAIQHELDHLDGFLFLDRVSSLKTDVFRRKK; encoded by the coding sequence ATGGCCGTACAGGAAATCCGACTTTACCCCGACCCGATTCTTAAAACCGTCTGCGAACCGATAGAGGCTTTCGACGCCTCGGTGGAATCTCTCATCGAGGATCTGATCGACACCATGGTTGCCGCCGGCCACTCCGTGGGCGTGGCGGCGCCGCAGATCGGCGCAACCCGCCGGGCCCTTGTCGTCGACGTGTCCAAGTCAAAGCTGGGCAGGGAAAACAATCACGGTCTGCTGGTGATGGTCAATCCGGTGATCCTGGAGAAGGCAGGCTGCAGCAGCATGCGCGAAGGGTGCATGAGCGTGCCGGACTACACGGGCAACGTCAGCCGGGCCGAGCAGGTGGTAGTACAGTTCCTCGACCGGCAGGGACGTGAAACGGTAATCCAGGCCAGTGGCTTTGAAGCGGTGGCCATCCAGCACGAGCTGGATCATCTTGACGGTTTTCTCTTTCTCGACCGTGTGTCCAGCCTCAAGACGGACGTCTTCCGCCGCAAGAAATAG
- a CDS encoding ACT domain-containing protein has translation MHYFALTIIGRDRPGIVADVTEVLYRLGCNIADSSCTLLGGQFAMILIVSSPDIDSKQPFLDAFANIEESGLSVFVRVLKPGGELSPDLRGEICMISVYGSDKPGIVYRVTQELAHRQINITDLNTKLVGSQERPVYVMMLEAMLPEGQDEDTLKEIMAGLKDELQVDINVRSITPVEL, from the coding sequence ATGCACTATTTCGCTCTGACCATCATCGGCCGCGACCGACCCGGCATCGTTGCCGACGTTACCGAAGTTCTCTACCGTCTCGGCTGCAATATCGCTGACTCGAGCTGTACCCTGCTTGGCGGCCAGTTCGCCATGATCCTCATCGTCTCCAGCCCCGACATCGACAGCAAGCAGCCCTTTCTCGACGCCTTCGCCAACATCGAGGAGAGCGGCCTCTCCGTCTTTGTGCGCGTACTCAAGCCAGGAGGAGAACTGAGCCCGGACCTGCGCGGAGAAATCTGCATGATCTCGGTTTACGGCTCGGACAAGCCCGGCATCGTCTATCGCGTCACCCAGGAGCTTGCCCACCGCCAGATCAACATCACCGATCTCAACACCAAGCTGGTCGGCAGCCAGGAGCGCCCGGTCTATGTCATGATGCTCGAAGCGATGCTGCCCGAGGGCCAGGACGAGGACACGCTGAAAGAGATCATGGCCGGCCTCAAGGACGAACTGCAAGTGGATATCAACGTCCGCTCCATCACCCCCGTTGAGCTTTAA